One part of the Candidatus Methylomirabilota bacterium genome encodes these proteins:
- a CDS encoding acyloxyacyl hydrolase — protein sequence MNARPIQRPPRVPTRRAAWSFVAALGLLAAGLASSTAAGESLTGGTKDLTFAGGFSISHNFASTVAGISGFQVLPHLGLFVTDEWGPGWARGNLELIAEPTFLHLDTRKSTNHVGASGIARWVLTGSGRVRSYVELGVGLIVGESGIPQTTCDPTFVLQAGVGALFFFSPMDAVTLGYRFQHLSNAAVCTPNPGFNSSVFILGLSHFFP from the coding sequence ATGAACGCCCGCCCGATCCAGCGCCCGCCTCGCGTCCCCACCCGTCGCGCGGCGTGGAGCTTCGTCGCCGCGCTCGGACTGCTCGCCGCCGGTCTCGCGTCGAGCACCGCGGCCGGGGAGTCTCTGACCGGGGGAACGAAGGATCTCACATTCGCCGGCGGCTTCTCCATCAGCCACAACTTCGCCAGCACCGTGGCCGGGATCAGCGGGTTCCAGGTCCTGCCCCACCTGGGCCTCTTCGTCACCGACGAGTGGGGACCCGGCTGGGCGCGCGGGAACCTCGAGCTCATCGCCGAGCCCACGTTCCTTCACCTCGATACTCGGAAGTCGACGAACCACGTCGGCGCATCGGGAATCGCCCGGTGGGTATTGACCGGAAGCGGCCGGGTGCGCTCGTACGTCGAGCTCGGCGTCGGCCTCATCGTGGGCGAGTCGGGAATCCCTCAGACGACGTGCGACCCGACCTTCGTTCTCCAGGCCGGCGTCGGTGCCCTCTTCTTCTTCTCTCCCATGGACGCCGTGACGCTGGGGTACCGGTTCCAGCACCTGTCGAACGCCGCCGTCTGTACCCCGAATCCGGGATTCAACTCGTCGGTGTTCATTCTCGGCCTGAGCCACTTCTTCCCCTGA
- a CDS encoding Mrp/NBP35 family ATP-binding protein, which produces MALFGGKSTDAVTEDAVLQALRAVQDPELHQDVVSLGLVKALEIQGGRVSFTLEFTTHSPHAKVEIHSQARKAVAKLPGVSEVKVGMGSRAPAARSTQQAAVPEKPDLIPAVKHTLAVSSGKGGVGKSTVAVNLALAFQESGASVGLVDADVYGPNIPLMMGARGRPGMFQNRIIPVLAYGVKIISIGFFIKEGDPVVWRGPMIHSAIQQFLRDVEWGELDYLIFDMPPGTGDAQLSLSQVLPLSGAVMVTTPQDVSLLDVRKGLAMFRKMNVPLLGVVENMAGFTCPHCQHTTPIFGEGGGQRLADEFGIPVLGSIPLDLETRVGGDTGSPILVARPESSQAEAFRKVASAVAARLSTLTVLKLPTIS; this is translated from the coding sequence ATGGCGCTTTTCGGCGGGAAGAGCACCGATGCCGTCACCGAGGATGCGGTTCTCCAGGCCCTTCGCGCCGTCCAGGACCCGGAGCTCCACCAGGACGTCGTGAGTCTGGGCCTGGTCAAGGCGCTCGAGATCCAGGGCGGCCGCGTCTCCTTCACCCTCGAGTTCACGACGCACTCGCCGCACGCCAAGGTCGAGATCCACAGCCAGGCGCGCAAGGCGGTGGCCAAGCTGCCCGGCGTGTCCGAGGTGAAGGTCGGGATGGGCTCCCGGGCGCCGGCCGCCCGGTCGACGCAGCAGGCCGCGGTGCCCGAGAAGCCTGACCTGATCCCGGCGGTCAAGCACACCCTGGCGGTCTCCTCCGGAAAGGGCGGCGTCGGCAAGTCCACCGTCGCCGTCAACCTGGCCCTGGCCTTCCAGGAATCCGGGGCGAGCGTCGGCCTGGTGGACGCCGACGTGTACGGCCCCAACATCCCGCTCATGATGGGGGCGCGGGGGCGGCCCGGGATGTTCCAGAACCGGATCATCCCGGTGCTGGCCTACGGCGTGAAGATCATCTCCATCGGGTTCTTCATCAAGGAGGGGGACCCGGTGGTCTGGCGCGGCCCCATGATCCACTCGGCCATCCAGCAGTTCCTCCGGGACGTGGAGTGGGGTGAGCTGGACTACCTCATCTTCGACATGCCCCCCGGAACCGGCGACGCCCAGCTCTCGCTCTCCCAGGTGCTTCCGCTCTCGGGGGCGGTCATGGTGACGACGCCCCAGGACGTGTCGCTCCTCGACGTCCGCAAGGGCCTGGCCATGTTCCGGAAGATGAACGTCCCTCTGCTGGGCGTCGTGGAGAACATGGCGGGGTTCACGTGCCCACACTGCCAGCACACGACGCCCATCTTCGGCGAGGGTGGCGGCCAGCGGCTCGCCGACGAGTTCGGGATCCCCGTCCTGGGCTCGATCCCGCTCGACCTCGAAACGCGCGTCGGAGGGGATACCGGGAGCCCGATCCTGGTCGCCCGGCCGGAATCGTCACAGGCCGAGGCGTTCCGGAAGGTGGCGAGCGCGGTGGCGGCGCGGCTGTCGACGCTGACCGTGCTCAAGCTGCCCACGATCAGCTAG
- a CDS encoding LON peptidase substrate-binding domain-containing protein, which translates to MTELQIALFPLADVVFFPDTVLPLHVFEPRYRRMIADCLAGDRRLAVVMFRPGWERDYYGRPPIHPVAGAGEIIQCQGLADGRYNILLDGQMRIRIEDEVQTDLPYRVARARRLDDVLDEADRATLPERLDGLRAAYAKLLEALGQAHADLVGRLTIAGAPPGALVDRIVSAVVPDATVRQRVLETVDVSERLDLATAALFDLLTFVAGSEGEEEEEASEE; encoded by the coding sequence GTGACCGAGCTCCAGATCGCCCTCTTTCCGCTCGCTGACGTCGTCTTCTTCCCGGACACCGTCCTCCCTCTGCACGTCTTCGAGCCGCGCTACCGTCGCATGATCGCCGACTGCCTGGCGGGGGACCGCCGCCTGGCCGTGGTCATGTTCCGCCCCGGCTGGGAGCGCGACTACTATGGCCGGCCGCCCATCCACCCGGTGGCGGGAGCCGGGGAGATCATCCAGTGTCAGGGGCTCGCCGACGGCCGGTACAACATCCTGCTGGATGGACAGATGCGGATCCGGATCGAGGACGAAGTCCAGACCGACCTGCCGTACCGCGTCGCGCGGGCCCGACGCCTCGACGACGTCCTCGACGAGGCCGATCGCGCCACGCTGCCCGAGCGCCTCGATGGCCTCCGTGCCGCCTACGCGAAGCTCCTGGAGGCTCTCGGTCAGGCCCACGCGGACCTCGTCGGACGGCTCACCATTGCCGGCGCGCCTCCCGGCGCGCTCGTCGATCGCATCGTCTCGGCCGTCGTCCCCGATGCGACCGTCCGCCAGCGCGTCCTCGAGACGGTGGACGTGAGCGAGCGGCTCGACCTGGCCACCGCGGCCCTGTTCGACCTCCTCACCTTCGTGGCCGGCTCGGAAGGGGAGGAAGAAGAAGAGGCCAGCGAGGAATGA
- a CDS encoding PDZ domain-containing protein: MRASTARRRCAISVVIGALVVAGVAPAVFGAERYGWFGVRIRDLSETETEDLAVKLGVGEGYGVVVAEVLKDAPAETSGLRAGDLIVAIDGRPVVETRALQRIVGATPAGGELKVVVLRDGRRRELRVRVGEMPPDVVAERIAAEFGFLVRDPAGEEAPAGSTRPPVVAAVLERSAAERGGLKVGDRILAVNGLEVGSVDAFRRRVQDAALRDSMRLRVERQGEPVSLVLPPVQPSLPSH; encoded by the coding sequence ATGAGGGCATCCACCGCCCGGAGGCGCTGCGCGATCTCGGTCGTCATCGGCGCGCTGGTCGTCGCCGGCGTCGCGCCCGCGGTGTTCGGGGCCGAGCGCTACGGATGGTTCGGGGTCCGGATCCGGGACCTTTCCGAGACCGAGACGGAGGATCTCGCGGTCAAGCTGGGCGTGGGAGAAGGCTACGGCGTCGTGGTGGCCGAGGTCCTCAAGGACGCCCCAGCGGAGACCTCCGGGCTGCGGGCCGGGGACCTCATCGTGGCCATCGACGGGCGACCCGTGGTCGAGACGCGCGCCCTCCAGCGGATCGTCGGGGCCACCCCGGCCGGCGGGGAGCTCAAGGTCGTGGTGCTCCGGGACGGGCGACGGCGCGAGCTCCGCGTGCGGGTGGGAGAGATGCCGCCCGACGTCGTCGCCGAGCGCATCGCGGCGGAGTTCGGCTTCCTCGTCCGGGATCCCGCGGGCGAGGAAGCCCCGGCTGGATCCACCCGCCCGCCGGTCGTGGCGGCCGTGCTCGAGCGGAGCGCGGCCGAGCGCGGCGGGCTCAAGGTCGGTGACCGCATCCTGGCCGTGAACGGCCTCGAGGTGGGCTCGGTGGACGCCTTCCGTCGTCGGGTCCAGGACGCCGCCCTGCGCGACTCCATGCGGCTCCGCGTGGAGCGCCAGGGCGAGCCGGTGAGCCTCGTCCTCCCACCCGTCCAGCCCTCGCTCCCGTCCCATTAG
- a CDS encoding amidase — translation MTNRTNLHWLSAADGARLIRKGVISSEDLVEACLAQVREVDARVQAWAFLDPDHALAQARAADEWRLGGRPIGPLHGVPVGVKDIIDTADMPTENGSVLHAGRTPSRDAGVVAMLRAAGAVIMGKTVTTEFATRAPGKTRNPHNPAHTPGGSSSGSAAAVAAAMVPLALGSQTAGSTIRPASYCGVYGLKPTHGLIPRAGMFRLSRTLDHVGLFARTIEDLGLLLEQLVGHDERDPDSRPRARVPYLEAAAEEPPLPPMFAFVKTARWDRVDGDARKAFAELTEELGERVEELELSEAAEEALEWHRVIMEAEMAANLEREWEKGRDRLSASLRERLQRGRDARALDYLRALARTPELGASFTELFEQRYDAILTPPAAGAAPEGLASTGDPVYCSLWTLTGMPALSVPLMQGASGLPLGVQMVGPRYGEARLLRTARWLVARLGGA, via the coding sequence GTGACGAACCGGACGAATCTCCACTGGCTCTCGGCGGCGGACGGGGCGCGCCTGATCCGCAAGGGCGTCATCAGCTCCGAGGACCTGGTCGAGGCGTGCCTGGCGCAGGTGCGTGAGGTGGACGCCCGAGTCCAGGCCTGGGCCTTCCTCGATCCCGATCACGCCCTGGCCCAGGCGCGCGCCGCCGACGAGTGGCGCCTCGGCGGGCGCCCGATCGGCCCACTGCACGGGGTGCCGGTGGGCGTCAAGGACATCATCGACACCGCCGACATGCCCACCGAGAACGGCTCCGTGCTGCACGCCGGGCGCACCCCGTCGCGGGATGCCGGCGTGGTCGCGATGCTCCGCGCGGCGGGGGCGGTCATCATGGGCAAGACGGTGACGACCGAGTTCGCCACCCGGGCGCCGGGCAAGACCCGCAACCCGCACAATCCCGCGCACACTCCCGGCGGGTCCTCGAGCGGCTCGGCCGCCGCGGTGGCGGCCGCCATGGTGCCCCTCGCGCTTGGCAGCCAGACCGCGGGCTCGACGATCCGGCCGGCGTCGTACTGCGGCGTCTACGGCCTGAAGCCGACCCACGGCTTGATCCCGCGGGCGGGAATGTTCCGGCTCTCGCGCACGCTCGACCACGTCGGCCTGTTCGCACGCACCATCGAGGATCTCGGGCTTCTGCTGGAGCAGCTCGTGGGCCACGACGAGCGCGACCCCGACTCGCGCCCCCGGGCCCGCGTCCCCTACCTCGAGGCGGCGGCCGAGGAGCCGCCGTTGCCGCCGATGTTCGCGTTCGTGAAGACCGCGCGCTGGGACCGGGTCGACGGCGACGCCCGGAAGGCGTTCGCCGAGCTGACCGAGGAGCTCGGCGAGCGCGTGGAGGAGCTCGAGCTCTCGGAAGCGGCCGAAGAGGCGCTGGAATGGCACCGGGTCATCATGGAAGCCGAGATGGCCGCCAACCTCGAGCGGGAGTGGGAGAAGGGGCGGGACCGGCTGTCCGCCTCGCTGCGGGAGCGCCTCCAGCGCGGGCGAGACGCGCGCGCCCTCGACTATCTCCGCGCTCTGGCCCGCACTCCCGAGCTCGGCGCGAGCTTCACCGAGCTCTTCGAGCAGCGTTATGACGCCATCCTGACGCCTCCCGCCGCCGGGGCTGCTCCCGAGGGGCTCGCCTCGACGGGGGATCCGGTCTACTGCTCGCTGTGGACGCTCACCGGCATGCCGGCGCTCAGCGTGCCGCTCATGCAGGGCGCGAGCGGCCTCCCGCTCGGCGTCCAGATGGTCGGTCCCCGGTACGGCGAGGCCCGGCTCCTCCGCACCGCGCGCTGGCTCGTGGCCCGGCTGGGAGGCGCTTGA
- a CDS encoding TRAP transporter large permease subunit, whose translation MSDPALGLTMLALIVVAIMMGFPTAFTLMGLGMVFGYIAFWSPAGHWYDNRVFDLIVQRTYGVMTNDTLLSIPLFVFMGYIMERAALVDRMFHSVQLAFRRVPASLAVTTLLVCAFWGIASGIVGAVVVLMGVIAMRPMLNAGYDVKLASGAITAGGTLGILIPPSVMLIVYAAVAGQSIVKLYAAAMLPGFFLTFLYLIYILGWAIINPKIAPKLRPDQYRLAVPEYLRRLERGRFHSVVPGLIAAAFRPGLLRGATGPAGQPVGYRVIVNSLLALSVPLLLTVGTFGATWWYVVIYNAPAVAATAAAPTAATRAGAVAAAPTAPPASAKPAPAEEKLQELGAGGESEPEPAPSAPKAEGPPEEMTSLRESGAASAAGKTPEHFYGWFWGLAAVSGLLLLVYFWRMDGEQLEILKELCASVVPLGVLTVVVLAVILFGITTATESAAIGALGAMYLAVMARVPRQVWLWSLVGAIIGIALGWWQGEDWASLLVAGSIGGTLAGTVVPGLWNLRTSKELRENLKQSTFLTAKTTAMVCWLFVGSALFSAVFALHGGQSLIERWVLSMNLSPLGFQFTAQLIIFLLGWPLEWTEIIVIFCPIFIPLLSHFQIDPILFGTMVAVNLQAAFLSPPVAMSAFYLKGVSPKHVTLNQIFAGMMPYMIIVCICLAFMYIWPGMTLWLPEFLYGK comes from the coding sequence GTGAGCGATCCGGCACTCGGCCTGACGATGCTGGCGCTCATCGTGGTCGCGATCATGATGGGCTTCCCGACCGCGTTTACCCTCATGGGCCTCGGAATGGTCTTCGGCTACATCGCGTTCTGGAGCCCCGCCGGCCACTGGTACGACAACCGTGTCTTCGACCTGATCGTGCAGCGGACATACGGGGTCATGACCAACGACACCCTGTTGTCGATCCCGCTCTTCGTCTTCATGGGCTACATCATGGAGCGGGCGGCGCTGGTCGATCGGATGTTCCACAGCGTCCAGCTCGCCTTCCGGCGCGTCCCCGCCTCGCTGGCGGTGACGACACTGCTGGTGTGCGCGTTCTGGGGAATCGCCTCCGGCATCGTCGGCGCCGTCGTCGTCCTCATGGGCGTGATCGCCATGCGGCCCATGCTGAACGCGGGCTACGACGTGAAGCTGGCCTCCGGCGCGATCACGGCGGGCGGGACTCTCGGCATTCTCATCCCCCCCTCGGTGATGCTGATCGTCTACGCGGCGGTGGCCGGGCAGTCCATCGTCAAGCTCTACGCGGCGGCGATGCTGCCGGGCTTCTTCCTCACGTTTCTGTATCTGATCTACATCCTCGGCTGGGCCATCATCAATCCGAAGATCGCGCCCAAGCTGCGGCCCGACCAGTACCGCCTCGCGGTGCCGGAGTATCTCCGGCGCCTCGAGCGCGGCCGCTTTCACAGCGTGGTTCCCGGCCTCATCGCCGCCGCATTTCGACCAGGCCTCCTGCGCGGTGCCACGGGTCCGGCCGGCCAGCCGGTCGGGTACCGGGTGATCGTCAACAGCCTGCTCGCGCTCTCGGTGCCATTGCTGCTGACGGTCGGCACCTTCGGCGCGACCTGGTGGTACGTCGTCATCTACAACGCGCCGGCGGTGGCGGCCACCGCGGCGGCACCCACGGCGGCGACGCGCGCGGGGGCCGTCGCGGCGGCGCCGACGGCGCCGCCGGCCAGCGCGAAACCCGCGCCGGCCGAAGAGAAGCTGCAGGAGCTCGGGGCCGGGGGGGAGTCCGAGCCTGAGCCCGCGCCGTCGGCGCCGAAGGCGGAGGGGCCGCCGGAGGAGATGACCTCGCTGAGGGAGTCCGGGGCAGCCTCGGCGGCCGGGAAGACTCCCGAGCACTTCTACGGCTGGTTCTGGGGGTTGGCCGCGGTCTCCGGGCTGCTGCTCCTGGTCTACTTCTGGCGGATGGACGGGGAGCAGCTCGAGATCCTCAAGGAGCTGTGCGCGTCGGTCGTGCCGCTCGGCGTGCTCACCGTCGTGGTGCTCGCGGTGATCCTCTTCGGCATCACCACCGCCACCGAGTCGGCGGCGATCGGCGCGCTCGGCGCCATGTACCTCGCCGTGATGGCGAGGGTCCCGCGTCAGGTGTGGTTGTGGAGCCTGGTGGGGGCGATCATCGGGATAGCGCTCGGGTGGTGGCAGGGCGAGGACTGGGCATCGCTGCTCGTGGCGGGCTCGATCGGCGGGACGCTCGCGGGCACCGTGGTGCCCGGGCTCTGGAACCTGCGGACCTCGAAGGAGCTGCGCGAGAACCTGAAGCAATCGACCTTCCTCACCGCGAAGACGACTGCCATGGTGTGCTGGCTCTTTGTGGGCTCGGCGCTGTTCTCGGCCGTCTTCGCGCTGCACGGCGGCCAGTCGCTCATCGAGCGGTGGGTGCTGAGCATGAACCTGTCGCCTCTCGGCTTCCAGTTCACGGCTCAGCTCATCATTTTCCTGCTCGGCTGGCCGCTCGAGTGGACCGAGATCATCGTGATCTTCTGCCCGATCTTCATCCCCCTGTTGAGCCACTTCCAGATCGATCCCATCCTCTTCGGCACCATGGTGGCCGTCAATCTCCAGGCGGCGTTCCTCTCGCCGCCGGTGGCGATGTCGGCGTTCTATCTCAAGGGCGTGTCGCCGAAGCACGTGACCCTCAACCAGATCTTCGCGGGGATGATGCCGTACATGATCATCGTCTGCATCTGCCTGGCGTTCATGTACATCTGGCCGGGCATGACCCTCTGGTTGCCCGAGTTCCTCTACGGCAAGTAA
- a CDS encoding TRAP transporter small permease subunit has protein sequence MSARRLLWTIDQASYWSGKAFAWLIVALTFVVSVEVFKRYILNAPTAWIFDFNSMLYGTLFMMCGAYTLAAAGHVRADFVYIYMKPRGQAALDLALYFLFFIPGILGLIYAGYDYAALSWRIGEHSTVTAEGPPVYHFKTVIPIAGALVMLQGLAEIVRCLVCLRTGAWPPRLEDVEEIDVIQTQLGGSEFVDEESRRAAMEGAHAIDEAARHRSVVDDTERQSRTP, from the coding sequence ATGAGCGCTCGGCGGCTTCTCTGGACGATCGACCAGGCCAGCTACTGGTCGGGCAAGGCCTTCGCCTGGCTGATCGTGGCCCTGACGTTCGTGGTTTCCGTCGAGGTCTTCAAGCGGTACATCCTGAACGCGCCGACGGCCTGGATCTTCGACTTCAACAGCATGCTCTACGGCACGCTCTTCATGATGTGTGGGGCCTACACGCTGGCCGCCGCCGGGCACGTGCGGGCCGACTTCGTCTACATCTACATGAAACCGCGCGGTCAGGCCGCGCTCGACCTGGCGCTCTACTTCCTGTTCTTCATTCCGGGCATCCTGGGCCTGATCTACGCGGGGTACGACTACGCCGCCCTCTCGTGGCGGATCGGGGAGCACTCGACCGTCACCGCCGAGGGGCCGCCCGTCTACCACTTCAAGACGGTGATCCCGATCGCGGGCGCGCTGGTCATGCTCCAGGGGTTGGCCGAGATCGTACGCTGCCTGGTGTGCCTGCGCACCGGCGCCTGGCCTCCGCGCCTCGAGGATGTCGAGGAGATCGACGTGATCCAGACGCAGCTCGGCGGCAGCGAGTTCGTGGACGAGGAGTCCCGTCGCGCCGCGATGGAGGGCGCGCACGCGATCGACGAGGCGGCGCGCCACCGCAGCGTGGTGGACGACACCGAGCGCCAGAGCAGGACCCCGTGA
- a CDS encoding C4-dicarboxylate ABC transporter: MNTPHATTETSRRKFLRGAAVAATGAAALGFPRVVKAQGPITMRWQSTWPQKDIFHEYALDFAKKVNDMTGGDLKIEVLPAGAVVPAFGLLDAVSKGTLDGGHGVLVYHYGKQTALALWGSSPAYGMDANMLLAWHKYGGGKELLQKLYQSIGANVVSFPYGPMFTQPLGWFKKPITKPDDFKGLKFRTVGISIDLFQGLGAAVNALPGAEIVPAIDRGLLDAAEFNNATSDRILGFADVSKICMLQSYHQNAEQLEITFNKAKFDALPDKMKAIIENAVEAASADMAWKSIDRYSKDYIELQTKDKVRFYKTPDSVLKRQLEIFDEVLVKKSADNPMFKEIAESQRKFAERAVKWDLDTNVSRRMAYNHYFAKKS; the protein is encoded by the coding sequence ATGAACACTCCGCACGCAACGACCGAGACGTCGCGCCGCAAGTTCCTGAGGGGGGCGGCCGTGGCGGCGACTGGCGCGGCGGCCCTGGGCTTCCCGAGGGTCGTCAAGGCGCAAGGGCCGATCACGATGCGATGGCAGAGCACCTGGCCGCAGAAGGACATCTTCCACGAGTACGCGCTCGACTTCGCCAAGAAGGTCAACGACATGACCGGCGGGGATCTGAAGATCGAGGTCTTGCCCGCCGGCGCGGTGGTCCCCGCCTTCGGCCTGCTCGATGCGGTGTCGAAGGGGACGCTGGACGGCGGCCACGGCGTCCTCGTCTACCACTACGGCAAGCAGACGGCGCTGGCGCTCTGGGGCTCCAGCCCCGCCTACGGCATGGACGCCAACATGCTGCTGGCCTGGCACAAGTACGGCGGCGGCAAGGAGCTGCTCCAGAAGCTCTACCAGTCGATCGGCGCCAACGTCGTCTCCTTTCCCTACGGCCCGATGTTCACGCAGCCACTCGGCTGGTTCAAGAAGCCGATCACCAAGCCCGACGACTTCAAGGGCCTCAAGTTCCGCACCGTGGGCATCTCGATCGACCTGTTCCAGGGTCTGGGGGCGGCGGTGAACGCGCTGCCCGGCGCCGAGATCGTGCCCGCCATCGACCGCGGGCTCCTCGACGCCGCCGAGTTCAACAACGCCACCTCCGACCGCATCCTCGGCTTCGCCGACGTGTCCAAGATCTGCATGCTGCAGAGCTACCACCAGAACGCCGAGCAGCTCGAGATCACGTTCAACAAGGCCAAGTTCGACGCGCTGCCGGACAAGATGAAGGCGATCATCGAGAACGCGGTGGAGGCCGCCTCGGCCGACATGGCCTGGAAGTCGATCGACCGCTACTCGAAGGACTACATCGAGCTGCAGACGAAGGACAAGGTGCGGTTCTACAAGACCCCGGACTCCGTCCTGAAGAGGCAGCTCGAGATCTTCGACGAGGTGTTGGTGAAGAAGTCGGCCGACAATCCGATGTTCAAGGAGATCGCCGAGTCGCAGAGGAAATTCGCCGAGCGCGCGGTAAAGTGGGACCTCGACACGAACGTCAGCCGCCGCATGGCGTATAACCACTACTTCGCGAAAAAGAGCTAG
- a CDS encoding NAD-dependent succinate-semialdehyde dehydrogenase — MADYNRMFIDGQWVEAYAGGTFGVTNPATGEIVAAVADGGAGETAHAIEVAHRAFEGWAATPAKERGIILHRIQALMEAGRDNLARLVTQENGKPFEEARREVGFALGYFGWFAEEGRRTYGELVPSPFRDKRLWVLHQPVGVVGAITPWNFPATMVTRKIAPALAAGCPVVLKPASATPLTALALAGITAEAGLPPGVFNVVTGARSRPIGEVLTSHPLVKKIAFTGSTDVGKQLMQSAARSLKRVSFELGGNAPFVVFDDADLDAAVEGAVAIKFLRVGGQSCICANRIFVQETIAGRFVPRFVEAVAALRVGPGFEPGVVVGPLINEAARKQVHDLVEDAVSHGARVATGGRALTEGALGRGYFYAPTVLLDARDEMRVCREEIFGPLAPVLTFRTEAELIARANDTEYGLAAYLYARDLGRVTRVAEALQYGLVGVNDAAGYTHEVPFGGFKESGLGREGGREGIHEYMEAKSVVVSLPARASG, encoded by the coding sequence ATGGCCGATTACAATCGGATGTTCATCGACGGACAGTGGGTCGAGGCTTATGCCGGGGGTACCTTCGGGGTGACCAATCCCGCGACGGGGGAGATCGTGGCGGCGGTGGCGGACGGCGGAGCGGGGGAGACGGCGCACGCGATCGAAGTGGCGCATCGAGCCTTCGAGGGCTGGGCGGCCACGCCGGCGAAGGAGCGCGGGATCATCCTGCATCGGATCCAGGCTCTCATGGAGGCCGGTCGGGACAACCTGGCCCGTCTCGTGACGCAGGAGAACGGCAAGCCGTTCGAGGAAGCGCGGCGCGAGGTTGGCTTCGCCCTGGGGTACTTCGGCTGGTTCGCCGAGGAAGGCCGGCGAACCTACGGGGAGCTCGTGCCGTCCCCGTTCCGGGACAAGCGCCTGTGGGTCCTTCACCAGCCTGTGGGAGTGGTGGGGGCCATCACCCCCTGGAATTTCCCGGCGACCATGGTGACCCGCAAGATCGCGCCGGCTCTGGCCGCCGGCTGCCCGGTGGTCCTCAAGCCCGCGTCGGCCACCCCGCTGACGGCCCTCGCCCTCGCCGGGATCACGGCGGAGGCCGGGCTGCCACCGGGCGTCTTCAACGTCGTCACCGGGGCTCGCTCACGGCCGATCGGCGAGGTGCTCACGAGCCATCCCTTGGTGAAGAAGATCGCCTTTACCGGCTCGACCGACGTCGGCAAGCAGCTCATGCAGAGCGCGGCGCGATCCCTCAAGCGGGTGTCCTTCGAGCTCGGGGGCAACGCCCCCTTCGTGGTGTTCGACGACGCCGATCTCGACGCGGCGGTCGAGGGGGCCGTGGCGATCAAGTTCCTGCGCGTGGGGGGGCAGTCGTGCATCTGCGCCAATCGGATCTTCGTCCAGGAGACGATCGCCGGTCGCTTCGTCCCGCGCTTCGTGGAGGCGGTGGCCGCGCTGCGGGTCGGCCCGGGATTCGAGCCGGGCGTGGTCGTGGGACCCCTCATCAACGAGGCGGCCCGGAAGCAGGTGCACGACCTCGTCGAGGACGCCGTGTCCCACGGGGCGCGGGTCGCGACGGGAGGCCGCGCGCTGACCGAGGGGGCGCTCGGGCGAGGCTACTTCTACGCGCCCACCGTCCTCCTCGACGCGCGCGATGAGATGCGGGTCTGCCGGGAGGAGATCTTCGGGCCGCTCGCCCCGGTCCTCACGTTTCGGACCGAGGCCGAGCTGATCGCGCGGGCGAACGACACCGAGTACGGGCTGGCCGCTTACCTCTACGCTCGGGACCTGGGCCGCGTCACGCGGGTGGCCGAGGCGCTCCAGTACGGGCTGGTCGGGGTGAACGACGCCGCCGGGTACACCCACGAGGTGCCTTTCGGCGGCTTCAAGGAATCCGGACTCGGCCGCGAAGGTGGGCGGGAAGGGATCCACGAGTACATGGAAGCCAAGTCAGTGGTGGTGAGCCTCCCGGCCCGCGCTTCTGGTTAG
- a CDS encoding FmdB family zinc ribbon protein: MPLYEFFCPRCQKAVSMTLTVKEREIGNVKCPSCQTALQPVMATFYSKTSRKS, translated from the coding sequence ATGCCTCTCTACGAGTTTTTCTGCCCGCGCTGCCAGAAAGCGGTGTCGATGACGCTCACCGTCAAGGAACGCGAGATTGGCAACGTCAAGTGTCCGAGCTGTCAGACGGCGCTCCAGCCGGTGATGGCCACCTTCTACTCGAAAACGTCACGCAAGAGTTAG
- a CDS encoding type 1 glutamine amidotransferase domain-containing protein, translating into MQLRGKRVAILAENLYQEMELWVPYYRLREEGAEVHVVGAGAKTYTSKHGYPVNVDVQADQVNAVEYDAVVIPGGFAPDLMRRSPAMVKLVREAFEHGKLVAAICHAGWMPVSAGILKGKRATSFFSIKDDLVNAGANWVDEEVVVDGNLVTSRKPDDLPAFCREIVKALAKK; encoded by the coding sequence ATGCAACTACGAGGCAAGCGGGTCGCGATCCTGGCCGAGAACCTCTACCAGGAGATGGAGCTCTGGGTGCCCTATTACCGGCTCCGGGAAGAGGGCGCCGAGGTCCACGTGGTCGGGGCGGGGGCCAAGACGTATACCTCCAAGCACGGCTACCCGGTCAACGTCGACGTCCAGGCCGACCAGGTGAACGCCGTCGAGTACGACGCCGTCGTCATCCCCGGGGGTTTCGCGCCCGACCTGATGCGACGGTCGCCGGCGATGGTCAAGCTGGTCCGGGAGGCGTTCGAGCACGGCAAGCTCGTGGCGGCCATCTGCCACGCCGGCTGGATGCCGGTCTCGGCCGGGATCCTCAAGGGAAAGCGCGCCACCAGCTTCTTCTCGATCAAGGACGACCTGGTCAACGCCGGGGCCAACTGGGTCGACGAGGAGGTCGTGGTGGACGGCAACCTGGTCACCTCGAGGAAGCCGGACGACCTCCCGGCCTTCTGCCGGGAAATCGTGAAGGCGCTGGCCAAGAAGTAA